The window GTTTTTCAAAGGCATCTCATGTCTCCTTGTGATTTTTCCTGTTCTCTGACATTGGTCACACTTCTTAATAAATGCATTGGCAATCTTAAATAGAGTTGGTCAGAAGAAACCAGATTGTAATACCTTTGCAGCCGTTCTATCTCCTCCATGATGGCCCCCATAAGGTGATGCATGACAATCATACAATACTAATTCTGCCTCCTTTTCTGGAATGCATCTCCTCATTAACTGATCAGCACATTGTTTGTACaaatatggttcatcccaatagtagaagttcacatcatgtaaaaaccTCTTTCTAGTTTCAGATTCAATTTCAGGAGGAAGTaccccactcacaagataattcacatagtctgcataccatgggggaGGGTCTTGGGTGATAGAAAAAAGTTTCTCATCAGAAAATACTTCTTTAATTTGGCCACCCTCCTCCACGTGGTCGCGATTTTCCAGTCTTGATAGatggtcagctacttggttctctgtgCCCTTTCGATCTCGTATTTCTACATCAAATTCCCGCAACAAAACCCAGCGCATCAATCTAGCCTTGGATTCTTTTTTCGTAAATAAATACCTGATTGCTacatgatcggtatggactatgacttTTGTTCCCACCAAGTATGCCCGAAATTTCTCAAAGGCCCACATAACAACTAACAACTCCTTCTCAGTGGTGGTGTAATTCAGCTGTGCGCCATCAAGAGTCTTACTCGCATAATAGATGGAATAAAACACATTGTCTTTCCTCTGGCCTAGCACTTCCCCAATAGTATGGTCACTCGCATCATACATAAGTTCAAATGGTAAGGACAAATCTGGTGCCACAATAATGGGAGCAACCACCAATTTCTTTTTGAGTTATTCAAATTCTTTAAGGCAGGCATCATCAAAATTGAAAGTTATATCTTTTTCAAGCAACCTCCACAAAGGAGTagtaattttagaaaaatctttaaTAAAGCGTCGATAGAATCCCGcgtgtcccaagaaactccggacacCTTTCACAGAAAtaggtggaggtaatttttcaaccgCCTCCACCTTCGCCTTATCAACTTTGATGCCGCTCCTAGACACTCTGTGACCCAAAACGATGCCTTCCTgcaccataaagtgacacttcttCCAATTCAATACCAGATTTATTTCTTCACAACGGGTTAATACCTTgctcaaattcttcaaacaatcatcataagaagacccaaagactgaaaaatcatccataaaaactTTCACAAATctttccaccatatcggtgaaaatagtCATCATGCATCTCTGGAacgtagccggtgcattacaaagaccaaacgGCATTCGCTTGAAGGCGAAAGTGCCATAAGGACAAGTAAAAGTGGTCTTCTCCTGGTCCTCTGGGCATATGACAATCTGATTGTATCCCGAATAAccatcaaggaagcaataatATTCATACCTTGCTAATCTGTCCAatatttggtcaatgaatggaaGTGGAAAATGGTCCTTGCGGGTTTCTTTGTTGAgccttctataatcaatgcagACTCTCTACCCCGTTACAGTGCGAGTAGGAATtagctcatttttctcattcttaATTACAGTCATCCCCCACTTTTTGTGCACACATTGAACTGGGCTTACCCAGTTGCTGTTAGAAATAAGAAAGATGATACCTGTATCGAGCAACTTGATTACTTCCTTCTTCACGACTTCTTTCATAATGGGATTTAACCTCCTTTGCTGCTCAACACTAGGGCAGTGTCCATCTTCCAAgaagattttatgcatgcaaaatgatgGACAGATTCCATTGATGCCAGCaattgtccacccaatagctttttATGCTCGCGAAGGACTCTGAACAATTTTTCTTCTTGTGTGTTAGTCAAGTTGGATGAGATAATCACGGGCAATGTCTCAGAATTCCCCAAATAAGTATAGCGCAGATGCACTGGTAGGGGCTTAAGTTCTagctttggagcttcttcaatagaTGGCTTAGGCGGGGTCAGAGTAATAGGCCtgtccaactcctcaaattttccAAACCCATGGACATAACTGCAGGACATATCAAGTActttctcaatttcttccatcaTTTCATCTTCACTGTCTTCTTCATCCCCAATCAAAGCTCGTTCAAGAGGATCTATAGGACTCCTATAAGGCACTAATGATGTAACATCACTTTCCACCACAGAAATCATGGACATCTCTTCATAGTGGGCTGACAATCTGAGTGCTTTATATACATTGAATACCTCCACTCGATCGCCTACTCTCATCGTAATCTTTCCTTCGCAAACATCAATAATAGCTCGGTCCGTGGCTAAAAATGGATGCCCTAAAATTAATGGGACTTCCTGATCAGGCTCGTagtccaagataatgaaatcagcagggaatatgaaagaacccacttgaactaacacatcttcaatcactccttcaagATGAGCAAGGGAGCGATCAACCAACTGTAAGATTACCGTTGTTGGGCGTGGCTCACCCAACCCCAACTGTCTAAACTCAGATAGCAGCATCAAATTAATGCTCGCTCCAAGATCACATAAGGCTCGCCCGACTGTACGCTTACCAATTGAGATTTGGATAGTGAAACTACCCGGATCCTTCAATTTATGAGGTATCTTGCTTTGAATTCTTGAGCTGCATTCCTCAGTGAGTGCCACAGTCTCGAACTCGGCCAATCTTCTTGTATTTGCCACTATGTCCTTGATGTATTTTGCATATTTGGGTACTTCTTGCAAGATATCTACCAAAGGAATATTAATTTGCACCTGCTTCAAAATATCAAGAAACTTTTTATACGCGGCATTATCCTTCACCTTCTGGAATCTTTGAGGGAACGGAGGTGGTGGCCTCGCAACCAACTGTGAAGGTTGCTTAGCCACCGCCTCTTCAGCTGGCTTCTCACATTCCTTTGATTTTTTTGATTCTGACTCTATAGTGACTGGCCTCTCATTAAAAGTCACATGTTTTCTCTTTTTCGACTGGACTTCTTCAAATTGTCTCCCATTCCTCAATGACACGACATTAATGGATGCCTTAGGATTAGCTACAGTGTCACTTGGGAGAGCTCCAACTGGTCTAGTATTTTGGGCACTAGCCAGTTGTCCCACTTGGCGCTCCAGATTTCTCATTGCTGTGGCTTGGGCCTGCTGGTCAACCATCACTTTCTTTATCATCTCTGCGGTGTGGGGCTGCTGGTCAGCCATCAATTTCTTCATCATTTCCTCAATGTGACTTGTTGAGATTGTCTGTTGTTCAGTCTGAGGTGGTTTATATTGTCGTTGAGGTGCTTGTGATCGGTATTGATTTTGAGCACcttgatttccaccccaagagaagtttgggtggttcctccagttgggattgtaagtgttcccatgtTGGCTCGTCTGGCTCCTATTTGCATTACCCACAAAGCATGCAGACTCTGGATTAACTGGGCATAAGTCACTCGTGTGACCCTCTCCACATACTTCACAAAACACTTGAACCTGTTGCACTGGTTGAGCTTGTTGCTTGTTAATAACCATGGTCATCTAACTGATTTGGTTGGTCAATGTAGAAATCTGTGCTGATAATGCTGAGACGACATATAACTCGAGAACCTCTGCAGATTTTTGCACCGTGTGTCTGCCCATTTCTCCTTGCCAATCCGGATTgcttttggagaatttgttcaataatgcaTATATCTCGTCAAAGCGTTTCTCCAATACTTGACCTCCAGCTGCAGCATCTACCACAATTTTTGTTTCAGGATGTAGCCCTTCTATGAAAGTGTGAGCTAACACTTCGTTTGTCTGATTGTGATGAGGACAGTCTCTAAGTAgccccttgaacctctcccaagtTGAGTATAAAGACTCTCCCGCTTTCTGTTTGAAGGCAACCATCTCACTTCTGATCTTTGCAGTTTTGCCTGAAGGGAAGAACCTTGCCAGAAATTTccttgccaaatcattccatgatgtaATAGAATTAGCTGGTTCTGCCTTCAGCCATCGCTTTGCTTCGCCCAACAGAGAGAATGGAAAAAGTATGAGCCTCACATAGTCTGGAGTGACCCCGTTAGTGATATAAGTATCAATAATCTCCAAGAAGTTCAAGATATGCTGTTGTGGATCCTCATGTGGAAGACCCATAAACTGCCCATTCGCATGAAGTAGCTGGATCATGCTCTGTTTCAGCTCAAAATTCCCAGTGATTCTGGGCTTCACTATGCTTGAGGTGACAGTAGCAATGCTGGGCATTGCCACCTCCTGAACAGCCATATGTTCCTCTGCCATGTTCACAGGAAATTGAACAAGTGCCTGAATATTATTCGTGtcccttgcttccctcaaccTTCTATGAAATGTTCTCTCAAGTTCGGGGTCAAAGCCTTGAAGTCGGTCCTAGCTTCTAACCCTGCGCATTCAATCAAAGTTCCTGAGATCAGAGTAATAATCAAGTAACGGTGAACTTGACGAAATAAACAAAGAAAGCAAAAACTAGAAAGTAGTCAATATTCAAAtacccggcaacgacgccaaaaacttgtttctcccaaatgcacatgcaagtatacatggtcgtacaagtaataaaatgataagtcgagtgtcgaacccacataGACTTATACCAACTACCCACTAGATtcaccaagattgttattcagtCAAGCAAAATTCGAGTTCAAGAATGTGATTATATTAAATTATACTTCTAAatagtaactaaattatcaagcagtaaaatggttgttgtgtattcagtagagacaaatattccagggttgtgatcgattcaccaatcctattgtgttcaaGTTAACTCTCCTTTTCATACAATTTACTCATGGTTTCTAATTAATCGATAAttgctctcatagccttctcccgaggtactactcgcctattcaaaatagattaatgcctatattcctatggaatcaatctatcaagaatgcattaagattacgatattaAATTAAGCCCGGTGAGTAGGTATATTTATATCCTAACTACAAATCCGCCCCCTAAGAGTTAAGATCacgctctcttcaattcttctctaatctaaacatgactttcccaagcatagcatatatagtaaatagaacctaactgctggcTAGACAATTATGCAATTGgtcacagaattgaagaaataaccatatattagtgaattataatcaaggttaagtcaacgttaaacaataatattcatggctaaattacaaccccagaactatggggtttagccactcatgataatagcaaacaatttcataagtgtttggataattgaaaatactaagaaaagatgaagaaaattgAGATATCTTCACTCCGAGATGTTTCTCGTGTGTATTCCCCCTTCAAAGTGGCGTCTGTCCTCCCCCCCCTAAAAAAAAagcttagtcttgcttttatacgtgttgggcaggtctagggccgaaataaccttgtcccagaTAAAATTGGACAGGATTCATGCCACCAGTGCTTAGCCCAGCGCTAGGCGCTGTTAATTGGAGCACACTGTTTCTGGCGCCACAGGTAGCGCTAGGCGTTGGCTGTGGCACTGGaaatttccttttttgttttttcgtCTGTTTTGGCTCTAATCTCACACCTTTCGCCCCCAATTGCTCCCGGATCATTCCTACACATTAAAACAcctcaaattaatataaatcaacacATTTTACATCCTAAATCCATGAAATAAAAGTAAaacatgaggcgatatacatataaatatatatactttaagctaaatatcaTATATCACTCGAGCATTGTGTATGcttcttgatatatttgaggCATTATGTATGCTTCA is drawn from Nicotiana tabacum cultivar K326 chromosome 22, ASM71507v2, whole genome shotgun sequence and contains these coding sequences:
- the LOC107785474 gene encoding uncharacterized protein LOC107785474; amino-acid sequence: MMKKLMADQQPHTAEMIKKVMVDQQAQATAMRNLERQVGQLASAQNTRPVGALPSDTVANPKASINVVSLRNGRQFEEVQSKKRKHVTFNERPVTIESESKKSKECEKPAEEAVAKQPSQLVARPPPPFPQRFQKVKDNAAYKKFLDILKQVQINIPLVDILQEVPKYAKYIKDIVANTRRLAEFETVALTEECSSRIQSKIPHKLKDPGSFTIQISIGKRTVGRALCDLGASINLMLLSEFRQLGLGEPRPTTVILQLVDRSLAHLEGVIEDVSPIDPLERALIGDEEDSEDEMMEEIEKVLDMSCSYVHGFGKFEELDRPITLTPPKPSIEEAPKLELKPLPVHLRYTYLGNSETLPVIISSNLTNTQEEKLFRVLREHKKLLGGQLLASMESVHHFACIKSSWKMDTALVLSSKGATGLARYEYYCFLDGYSGYNQIVICPEDQEKTTFTCPYGTFAFKRMPFGLCNAPATFQRCMMTIFTDMVERFVKVFMDDFSEGIVLGHRVSRSGIKVDKAKVEAVEKLPPPISVKGVRSFLGHAGFYRRFIKDFSKITTPLWRLLEKDITFNFDDACLKEFE